The following are encoded in a window of Carya illinoinensis cultivar Pawnee chromosome 15, C.illinoinensisPawnee_v1, whole genome shotgun sequence genomic DNA:
- the LOC122297105 gene encoding heat shock factor protein HSF30 isoform X2, with protein MEGVMVKEEETVTCALGSSTSSSSASFSPQPMEGLHDVAPPPFLTKTFDMVEDPSTDSIVSWSTARNSFVVWDSSKFSTTLLPRYFKHSNFSSFIRQLNTYGFRKVDPDRWEFANEGFLGGQRHLLKTIKRRRHVGQGLNQQGGGGGGACVELGEYGLEGDLETLRRDKSLLMAEILKLRQQQQNSREEIIAMEDRLQATERKQQQMMTFLAKALSNPTFIQQFAQRRELRSVEIGRKRRLTARPSAEDLQEEVVSVTAGSGLDVDHTSQEHDELATMESEIETFLLSSWDNESSSDIKDPIASLIPTGSGGNLDFVNETIWEELLNEDLISGNAEEEAVVDYQSEIEAEIEDLVAQPANWGEDLQDLVDQLGDLRRTGHGKLRRRGFLH; from the exons ATGGAAGGAGTGATGGTTAAGGAGGAAGAAACGGTGACATGTGCTTTGGGATCATCGACGTCTTCTTCGTCTGCCAGCTTCTCACCTCAGCCAATGGAGGGGCTGCACGATGTGGCGCCGCCTCCGTTTCTGACAAAGACCTTTGATATGGTGGAAGACCCTTCGACGGACTCGATTGTATCGTGGAGCACAGCTCGCAACAGCTTCGTCGTTTGGGACTCCAGCAAGTTCTCCACCACTCTTCTTCCTCGGTACTTTAAGCACAGTAACTTCTCCAGCTTCATTCGCCAACTCAATACATAT GGTTTCAGAAAGGTTGATCCTGATCGATGGGAATTCGCAAATGAAGGGTTTCTAGGAGGGCAAAGGCATTTATTGAAGACCATCAAGCGGAGAAGACATGTCGGCCAAGGTTTAAATCaacaaggaggaggaggaggaggagcttGTGTCGAATTGGGAGAATATGGCTTGGAAGGCGATCTTGAAACATTAAGGAGAGATAAAAGTTTGTTAATGGCGGAGATTCTAAAGTTGAGACAGCAGCAACAGAATTCGAGGGAGGAAATCATTGCCATGGAGGATAGGTTACAAGCCACTGAGAGGAAACAACAACAGATGATGACTTTTCTTGCTAAAGCACTCAGCAACCCAACCTTCATCCAGCAATTTGCTCAGAGAAGAGAACTGCGAAGTGTTGAAATAGGACGAAAGCGGAGGCTGACTGCACGCCCCAGTGCGGAGGATTTGCAGGAAGAAGTGGTGTCTGTCACGGCAGGCAGTGGCCTGGATGTGGACCACACAAGCCAAGAACATGACGAATTGGCGACAATGGAGTCAGAAATAGAGACGTTTCTCTTATCTTCCTGGGACAATGAATCGAGCAGCGATATCAAAGACCCAATTGCAAGTTTAATTCCCACAGGAAGTGGCGGCAATTTGGATTTTGTAAACGAGACAATATGGGAGGAGCTACTGAATGAAGATTTGATTTCTGGAAATGCAGAAGAAGAAGCTGTGGTGGATTATCAATCAGAAATCGAAGCAGAAATAGAGGATTTGGTTGCACAACCAGCCAACTGGGGTGAGGATTTGCAAGATCTTGTAGATCAACTGGGTGATCTCAG GCGGACTGGGCATGGGAAATTACGAAGGAGGGGTTTCCTTCACTGA
- the LOC122297105 gene encoding heat shock factor protein HSF30 isoform X5 — translation MEGVMVKEEETVTCALGSSTSSSSASFSPQPMEGLHDVAPPPFLTKTFDMVEDPSTDSIVSWSTARNSFVVWDSSKFSTTLLPRYFKHSNFSSFIRQLNTYGFRKVDPDRWEFANEGFLGGQRHLLKTIKRRRHVGQGLNQQGGGGGGACVELGEYGLEGDLETLRRDKSLLMAEILKLRQQQQNSREEIIAMEDRLQATERKQQQMMTFLAKALSNPTFIQQFAQRRELRSVEIGRKRRLTARPSAEDLQEEVVSVTAGSGLDVDHTSQEHDELATMESEIETFLLSSWDNESSSDIKDPIASLIPTGSGGNLDFVNETIWEELLNEDLISGNAEEEAVVDYQSEIEAEIEDLVAQPANWGEDLQDLVDQLGDLRDGESC, via the exons ATGGAAGGAGTGATGGTTAAGGAGGAAGAAACGGTGACATGTGCTTTGGGATCATCGACGTCTTCTTCGTCTGCCAGCTTCTCACCTCAGCCAATGGAGGGGCTGCACGATGTGGCGCCGCCTCCGTTTCTGACAAAGACCTTTGATATGGTGGAAGACCCTTCGACGGACTCGATTGTATCGTGGAGCACAGCTCGCAACAGCTTCGTCGTTTGGGACTCCAGCAAGTTCTCCACCACTCTTCTTCCTCGGTACTTTAAGCACAGTAACTTCTCCAGCTTCATTCGCCAACTCAATACATAT GGTTTCAGAAAGGTTGATCCTGATCGATGGGAATTCGCAAATGAAGGGTTTCTAGGAGGGCAAAGGCATTTATTGAAGACCATCAAGCGGAGAAGACATGTCGGCCAAGGTTTAAATCaacaaggaggaggaggaggaggagcttGTGTCGAATTGGGAGAATATGGCTTGGAAGGCGATCTTGAAACATTAAGGAGAGATAAAAGTTTGTTAATGGCGGAGATTCTAAAGTTGAGACAGCAGCAACAGAATTCGAGGGAGGAAATCATTGCCATGGAGGATAGGTTACAAGCCACTGAGAGGAAACAACAACAGATGATGACTTTTCTTGCTAAAGCACTCAGCAACCCAACCTTCATCCAGCAATTTGCTCAGAGAAGAGAACTGCGAAGTGTTGAAATAGGACGAAAGCGGAGGCTGACTGCACGCCCCAGTGCGGAGGATTTGCAGGAAGAAGTGGTGTCTGTCACGGCAGGCAGTGGCCTGGATGTGGACCACACAAGCCAAGAACATGACGAATTGGCGACAATGGAGTCAGAAATAGAGACGTTTCTCTTATCTTCCTGGGACAATGAATCGAGCAGCGATATCAAAGACCCAATTGCAAGTTTAATTCCCACAGGAAGTGGCGGCAATTTGGATTTTGTAAACGAGACAATATGGGAGGAGCTACTGAATGAAGATTTGATTTCTGGAAATGCAGAAGAAGAAGCTGTGGTGGATTATCAATCAGAAATCGAAGCAGAAATAGAGGATTTGGTTGCACAACCAGCCAACTGGGGTGAGGATTTGCAAGATCTTGTAGATCAACTGGGTGATCTCAG GGATGGTGAGAGTTGCTAA
- the LOC122297105 gene encoding heat shock factor protein HSF30 isoform X3 — translation MEGVMVKEEETVTCALGSSTSSSSASFSPQPMEGLHDVAPPPFLTKTFDMVEDPSTDSIVSWSTARNSFVVWDSSKFSTTLLPRYFKHSNFSSFIRQLNTYGFRKVDPDRWEFANEGFLGGQRHLLKTIKRRRHVGQGLNQQGGGGGGACVELGEYGLEGDLETLRRDKSLLMAEILKLRQQQQNSREEIIAMEDRLQATERKQQQMMTFLAKALSNPTFIQQFAQRRELRSVEIGRKRRLTARPSAEDLQEEVVSVTAGSGLDVDHTSQEHDELATMESEIETFLLSSWDNESSSDIKDPIASLIPTGSGGNLDFVNETIWEELLNEDLISGNAEEEAVVDYQSEIEAEIEDLVAQPANWGEDLQDLVDQLGDLRSKTRPNS, via the exons ATGGAAGGAGTGATGGTTAAGGAGGAAGAAACGGTGACATGTGCTTTGGGATCATCGACGTCTTCTTCGTCTGCCAGCTTCTCACCTCAGCCAATGGAGGGGCTGCACGATGTGGCGCCGCCTCCGTTTCTGACAAAGACCTTTGATATGGTGGAAGACCCTTCGACGGACTCGATTGTATCGTGGAGCACAGCTCGCAACAGCTTCGTCGTTTGGGACTCCAGCAAGTTCTCCACCACTCTTCTTCCTCGGTACTTTAAGCACAGTAACTTCTCCAGCTTCATTCGCCAACTCAATACATAT GGTTTCAGAAAGGTTGATCCTGATCGATGGGAATTCGCAAATGAAGGGTTTCTAGGAGGGCAAAGGCATTTATTGAAGACCATCAAGCGGAGAAGACATGTCGGCCAAGGTTTAAATCaacaaggaggaggaggaggaggagcttGTGTCGAATTGGGAGAATATGGCTTGGAAGGCGATCTTGAAACATTAAGGAGAGATAAAAGTTTGTTAATGGCGGAGATTCTAAAGTTGAGACAGCAGCAACAGAATTCGAGGGAGGAAATCATTGCCATGGAGGATAGGTTACAAGCCACTGAGAGGAAACAACAACAGATGATGACTTTTCTTGCTAAAGCACTCAGCAACCCAACCTTCATCCAGCAATTTGCTCAGAGAAGAGAACTGCGAAGTGTTGAAATAGGACGAAAGCGGAGGCTGACTGCACGCCCCAGTGCGGAGGATTTGCAGGAAGAAGTGGTGTCTGTCACGGCAGGCAGTGGCCTGGATGTGGACCACACAAGCCAAGAACATGACGAATTGGCGACAATGGAGTCAGAAATAGAGACGTTTCTCTTATCTTCCTGGGACAATGAATCGAGCAGCGATATCAAAGACCCAATTGCAAGTTTAATTCCCACAGGAAGTGGCGGCAATTTGGATTTTGTAAACGAGACAATATGGGAGGAGCTACTGAATGAAGATTTGATTTCTGGAAATGCAGAAGAAGAAGCTGTGGTGGATTATCAATCAGAAATCGAAGCAGAAATAGAGGATTTGGTTGCACAACCAGCCAACTGGGGTGAGGATTTGCAAGATCTTGTAGATCAACTGGGTGATCTCAGGTCGAAGACACGACCAAACTCATAA
- the LOC122297105 gene encoding heat shock factor protein HSF30 isoform X4 → MEGVMVKEEETVTCALGSSTSSSSASFSPQPMEGLHDVAPPPFLTKTFDMVEDPSTDSIVSWSTARNSFVVWDSSKFSTTLLPRYFKHSNFSSFIRQLNTYGFRKVDPDRWEFANEGFLGGQRHLLKTIKRRRHVGQGLNQQGGGGGGACVELGEYGLEGDLETLRRDKSLLMAEILKLRQQQQNSREEIIAMEDRLQATERKQQQMMTFLAKALSNPTFIQQFAQRRELRSVEIGRKRRLTARPSAEDLQEEVVSVTAGSGLDVDHTSQEHDELATMESEIETFLLSSWDNESSSDIKDPIASLIPTGSGGNLDFVNETIWEELLNEDLISGNAEEEAVVDYQSEIEAEIEDLVAQPANWGEDLQDLVDQLGDLSRDGESC, encoded by the exons ATGGAAGGAGTGATGGTTAAGGAGGAAGAAACGGTGACATGTGCTTTGGGATCATCGACGTCTTCTTCGTCTGCCAGCTTCTCACCTCAGCCAATGGAGGGGCTGCACGATGTGGCGCCGCCTCCGTTTCTGACAAAGACCTTTGATATGGTGGAAGACCCTTCGACGGACTCGATTGTATCGTGGAGCACAGCTCGCAACAGCTTCGTCGTTTGGGACTCCAGCAAGTTCTCCACCACTCTTCTTCCTCGGTACTTTAAGCACAGTAACTTCTCCAGCTTCATTCGCCAACTCAATACATAT GGTTTCAGAAAGGTTGATCCTGATCGATGGGAATTCGCAAATGAAGGGTTTCTAGGAGGGCAAAGGCATTTATTGAAGACCATCAAGCGGAGAAGACATGTCGGCCAAGGTTTAAATCaacaaggaggaggaggaggaggagcttGTGTCGAATTGGGAGAATATGGCTTGGAAGGCGATCTTGAAACATTAAGGAGAGATAAAAGTTTGTTAATGGCGGAGATTCTAAAGTTGAGACAGCAGCAACAGAATTCGAGGGAGGAAATCATTGCCATGGAGGATAGGTTACAAGCCACTGAGAGGAAACAACAACAGATGATGACTTTTCTTGCTAAAGCACTCAGCAACCCAACCTTCATCCAGCAATTTGCTCAGAGAAGAGAACTGCGAAGTGTTGAAATAGGACGAAAGCGGAGGCTGACTGCACGCCCCAGTGCGGAGGATTTGCAGGAAGAAGTGGTGTCTGTCACGGCAGGCAGTGGCCTGGATGTGGACCACACAAGCCAAGAACATGACGAATTGGCGACAATGGAGTCAGAAATAGAGACGTTTCTCTTATCTTCCTGGGACAATGAATCGAGCAGCGATATCAAAGACCCAATTGCAAGTTTAATTCCCACAGGAAGTGGCGGCAATTTGGATTTTGTAAACGAGACAATATGGGAGGAGCTACTGAATGAAGATTTGATTTCTGGAAATGCAGAAGAAGAAGCTGTGGTGGATTATCAATCAGAAATCGAAGCAGAAATAGAGGATTTGGTTGCACAACCAGCCAACTGGGGTGAGGATTTGCAAGATCTTGTAGATCAACTGGGTGATCTCAG CAGGGATGGTGAGAGTTGCTAA
- the LOC122297105 gene encoding heat shock factor protein HSF30 isoform X1 — MEGVMVKEEETVTCALGSSTSSSSASFSPQPMEGLHDVAPPPFLTKTFDMVEDPSTDSIVSWSTARNSFVVWDSSKFSTTLLPRYFKHSNFSSFIRQLNTYGFRKVDPDRWEFANEGFLGGQRHLLKTIKRRRHVGQGLNQQGGGGGGACVELGEYGLEGDLETLRRDKSLLMAEILKLRQQQQNSREEIIAMEDRLQATERKQQQMMTFLAKALSNPTFIQQFAQRRELRSVEIGRKRRLTARPSAEDLQEEVVSVTAGSGLDVDHTSQEHDELATMESEIETFLLSSWDNESSSDIKDPIASLIPTGSGGNLDFVNETIWEELLNEDLISGNAEEEAVVDYQSEIEAEIEDLVAQPANWGGLGMGNYEGGVSFTDSHLEDLVTVSSLYMNYLIHYSKL; from the exons ATGGAAGGAGTGATGGTTAAGGAGGAAGAAACGGTGACATGTGCTTTGGGATCATCGACGTCTTCTTCGTCTGCCAGCTTCTCACCTCAGCCAATGGAGGGGCTGCACGATGTGGCGCCGCCTCCGTTTCTGACAAAGACCTTTGATATGGTGGAAGACCCTTCGACGGACTCGATTGTATCGTGGAGCACAGCTCGCAACAGCTTCGTCGTTTGGGACTCCAGCAAGTTCTCCACCACTCTTCTTCCTCGGTACTTTAAGCACAGTAACTTCTCCAGCTTCATTCGCCAACTCAATACATAT GGTTTCAGAAAGGTTGATCCTGATCGATGGGAATTCGCAAATGAAGGGTTTCTAGGAGGGCAAAGGCATTTATTGAAGACCATCAAGCGGAGAAGACATGTCGGCCAAGGTTTAAATCaacaaggaggaggaggaggaggagcttGTGTCGAATTGGGAGAATATGGCTTGGAAGGCGATCTTGAAACATTAAGGAGAGATAAAAGTTTGTTAATGGCGGAGATTCTAAAGTTGAGACAGCAGCAACAGAATTCGAGGGAGGAAATCATTGCCATGGAGGATAGGTTACAAGCCACTGAGAGGAAACAACAACAGATGATGACTTTTCTTGCTAAAGCACTCAGCAACCCAACCTTCATCCAGCAATTTGCTCAGAGAAGAGAACTGCGAAGTGTTGAAATAGGACGAAAGCGGAGGCTGACTGCACGCCCCAGTGCGGAGGATTTGCAGGAAGAAGTGGTGTCTGTCACGGCAGGCAGTGGCCTGGATGTGGACCACACAAGCCAAGAACATGACGAATTGGCGACAATGGAGTCAGAAATAGAGACGTTTCTCTTATCTTCCTGGGACAATGAATCGAGCAGCGATATCAAAGACCCAATTGCAAGTTTAATTCCCACAGGAAGTGGCGGCAATTTGGATTTTGTAAACGAGACAATATGGGAGGAGCTACTGAATGAAGATTTGATTTCTGGAAATGCAGAAGAAGAAGCTGTGGTGGATTATCAATCAGAAATCGAAGCAGAAATAGAGGATTTGGTTGCACAACCAGCCAACTGGG GCGGACTGGGCATGGGAAATTACGAAGGAGGGGTTTCCTTCACTGATTCACATCTCGAAGATTTAGTTACAGTCTCCAGCTTATATATGAATTATTTGATCCATTACTCCAAGCTTTAG